ACCCTGACCATCACCGACAAAATGGAATCCCGCATTTCTGTTCTGCGCTACCTTGAACAGAAATAACGATAAGGTTGAAGACCATGCCCCAAGAACAAAATGTGATTTATTTTGACAACGCCGCCACTTCCTGGCCCAAGCCGCCGGAGGTAAGGGAGGCGATGGCGCATTATCTGGATGAGGTGGGCGCCAACCCCGGCCGCTCCGGGCACCGGCTGGCGGTCGAATCGGCCCGGATTGTTTACGCCGCCCGCGAGGCAGTGGCCGAGCTTTTTAACGCGCCTGACCTGCTGCGGGTGGTTTTTGCTGCTAACGTGACCGAAGCCCTCAACTTGGCTCTGCGCGGCTACCTGCGCCCCGGCGACCACGTTATCACCGGCAGCATGGAGCACAACTCGGCAATGCGCCCGCTCCGGGCTTTGGAGCAGGAAGGGGTGGAACTGGCGGTGGCGCCCTGTTCGCCGGAGGGGTTTCTTGATCCGGCCCGTGTGGCGGCAGCCATCCGGCCAAACACCACCATGATTGTGCTCAACCACGCCTCCAACGTGGTGGGAACCCTGTTGCCGGTGGCCGAGGTGGGGCGGTTGGCGCGCCGGCACAACTTGCTGCTGCTGGTAGACGCCGCCCAAACAGGCGGGGCATATCCTATTGACCTCCAGGCCGAAAAAATTGACCTGCTGGCCTTTACCGGCCACAAGTCGCTCTACGGGCCAATGGGCACCGGCGGCCTGATCATTGGCGAGCGGGTAGACCTGGAACGCCTGGCCCCGCTTATGCGCGGCGGTACGGGCAGCCGTTCCGAACGGGAGGAACAACCCGATTTTTTGCCCGATAAGTTTGAAAGCGGCACCCCCAATGGCGTAGGTTTGGCCGGGCTGGCCGCAGGCGTGCGTTGGGTACTGGCCCAGGGCATAGAGGCTATTCGCGCGCATGAAATGCGCCTGACCCAGCAGTTGGTAAACGGCCTGCGCGCTATTCCCGGCGTAACTGTTTACGGCAGCCTGGAGGCCAGCCGACAAACGGCCACGGTTTCCTTCAACCTGGCCGGTTTAGAACCTTCAGAAGTGGGCTTACGCCTGGACGACGAGGAGGCTGTGCTGTGCCGGGTGGGGCTGCACTGCGCGCCCGTCGCTCATAAAACCATAGGCACCTTTCCTACCGGCACGGTTCGGTTTGGCTTGGGCGCTTTCAACACGGCCCAAGAGGTGCAAGCTGCGCTTGAGGCGGTTCGGCGTCTTGCAGTTGATCAAAGCAGGTCATCCCCAAGCTCTAAACATCAACCGGCTGAGGCAGTGCAATGAAGGATCAGTATTCGGTTATTCTGGTTTATGCCACTACCTACGCCCTGCGGGTGGAAAAGGAATTGAAAGAGGTGGGCGTCGCCTGCAAATTGATTCCTGTCCCCCGCTACCTCAGTTCTGATTGCGGCATGTGTGTGCGCATTGAGCGGGCCGACAAAGAAACGGTCCGCCGGATATTGGCCGCAGCCCAGGTGGAAACCGACGGAATTTACGACATCTGATGAGTTAAGGCTATGCCCAAACACTTTACCCGTTTTCTTGCTTCCCGTTGGGGCCTCATTTTGGCCGGGGCCGTGATTGCCCATAGGGCTGGGCCCGGCGGCCTGTCTCATTATCGGTTTTAGCATGCGTGAAGGCAAAACGCCAGGAGCGACTATAGAACGTTGGCCTGGCCCTCTTTTTCTGTTGATGCGTTCCAGAGGTGACAGTCACTTACAAAGTGACTGTCACCAAGTTCTACTAATGCCAAAAGATCTCTTTAGCCATTGGTAAGGCACTACATATAGTAGTGCATTATTTTTTATGGCCCAACATATTGAGGTTAAAGCTTATGCGGTCCTGGGGCCAATTTGAGGAAGGCGACGCTTCATGGTATAATATCTTGTCAGATATTTTGTTTTATGTCTATTTTAAGGTCGGAGTTTTGGGCTGAAACAGGACCTCAATTTCCCTTTTTCCGCCCCCCAACTACGGGCCAAGCCAGAGAAAAACTGGCCCCAATTTACTTCAATTGAACATCTGTTATTGAAATTATTGATGGAGGAATTGATTGCATGGTTATGGCACCTGCTAACACCTACACCGCCGACAGTATCACCGTATTAGAGGGACTTGAGGCGGTGCGCCGCCGGCCCGGCATGTACGTGGGCGGCACCGATATTAAAGCATTGCACCACCTGGTTTACGAAGTGGTGGATAACTCCATTGACGAAGCCCTGGCCGGATTTTGCGACCACATCCGGGTGATCATCCACCCCGACGAGAGTGTGTCGGTAATTGACAACGGGCGCGGCATCCCCGTGGCCGAACATTCGCAAAAGAAGGTATCATCATTGCAGTTGGTGATGACCACCCTGCACGCCGGGGGCAAATTTGACCGGAGCAATTACAAAGTTTCCGGCGGTTTGCATGGGGTGGGGGTTTCGGCCGTTAACGCCTTAAGCGAATGGCTGGTGGCCGAAGTGGCCCAGGACGGCGGCGTTTGGCAGCAAAAATATAAACAGGGCATCCCCCAGGGGCCGGTGAAACAAATTGCCAAATTACCCAAAAACCGCGAGCACGAGACCGGCACCAAAATCACCTTCCGCTTTGACCCCACCATTTTTAAGGACGTGCCGGGCTATAACTGGCATACCCTGCTGGTCCGTTTCCGCGAAATGGCCTTTGTAACC
The window above is part of the Anaerolineae bacterium genome. Proteins encoded here:
- a CDS encoding aminotransferase class V-fold PLP-dependent enzyme encodes the protein MPQEQNVIYFDNAATSWPKPPEVREAMAHYLDEVGANPGRSGHRLAVESARIVYAAREAVAELFNAPDLLRVVFAANVTEALNLALRGYLRPGDHVITGSMEHNSAMRPLRALEQEGVELAVAPCSPEGFLDPARVAAAIRPNTTMIVLNHASNVVGTLLPVAEVGRLARRHNLLLLVDAAQTGGAYPIDLQAEKIDLLAFTGHKSLYGPMGTGGLIIGERVDLERLAPLMRGGTGSRSEREEQPDFLPDKFESGTPNGVGLAGLAAGVRWVLAQGIEAIRAHEMRLTQQLVNGLRAIPGVTVYGSLEASRQTATVSFNLAGLEPSEVGLRLDDEEAVLCRVGLHCAPVAHKTIGTFPTGTVRFGLGAFNTAQEVQAALEAVRRLAVDQSRSSPSSKHQPAEAVQ
- a CDS encoding DUF3343 domain-containing protein is translated as MKDQYSVILVYATTYALRVEKELKEVGVACKLIPVPRYLSSDCGMCVRIERADKETVRRILAAAQVETDGIYDI